From a single Cydia strobilella chromosome 17, ilCydStro3.1, whole genome shotgun sequence genomic region:
- the LOC134748705 gene encoding uncharacterized protein LOC134748705 codes for MLFLVFFITAFVAVISDDLVGVSYYFDEHYSDVYSDRQCVNTTRWSLVSYEYLKLVPPYEGRSKAIRALRNSCTATFPISFLEGTLEVTVYLRTISQYSGITVSVFDDRDEVITSVRYQRLNMNFVQGWVDVTVPIKEHIIGYVQISGRSLPSELVIVDSLRYMPGNLTYSQSDIKDQRVTRLTSDVIRNTPYTNMQDLSSPDEFIFAFNEIDTDGDTDKIDGSGDPPGPGDNTEGPDVGTEDPGIDSGTEEPEEDRENSEDSSFWNAFTITIVSVGAFTVVGVVGVGAYYIGKSKSVSPNLLLDLETQETPSIIPRARSVFSDVPYDRYNSFRRYS; via the exons ATGTTAttcttagtattttttattactgctTTTGTGGCAGTAATAAGTGACGACTTGGTCGGAGTGTCTTATTATTTCGACGAACATTATTCAGATGTTTATAGTGACAGACAATGTGTGAATACGACTCGATGGAGTTTAGTGagttatgaatatttaaagctgGTGCCGCCATACGAAGGAAGATCGAAAGCAATTCGTGCTCTAAGAAATAGTTGCACTGCAACATTCCCTATCTCATTCCTGGAAGGAACCTTAGAAGTTACAGTATACCTTCGAACGATATCGCAATACAGTGGGATAACTGTTTCTGTGTTTGATGATCGAGATGAAGTTATTACGTCGGTCAGGTATCAGCGGTTGAACATGAATTTTGTGCAAGGCTGGGTCGACGTTACGGTGCCtatcaaagagcatataataggctat GTGCAAATATCTGGAAGAAGCCTTCCCAGTGAATTAGTAATCGTCGACTCCCTGCGATACATGCCTGGTAACTTAACATATTCTCAAAGCGACATAAAGGATCAAAGAGTCACAAGACTCACAAGTGACGTAATAAGAAATACACCATATACAAATATGCAAGATTTAAGTAGTCCTGATGAATTCATTTTCGCTTTTAATGAAATAGATACAGATGGTGATACAGATAAAATAGATGGGTCAGGAGACCCGCCTGGTCCTGGAGATAATACTGAAGGTCCAGACGTAGGCACCGAAGATCCAGGTATAGATAGCGGCACTGAAGAACCAGAGGAGGACCGTGAAAATTCGGAGGATAGTAGTTTCTGGAATGCCTTTACTATTACAATTGTGTCAGTAGGTGCATTTACGGTAGTAGGGGTGGTAGGAGTAGGCGCGTATTACATAGGGAAGAGCAAGAGTGTAAGCCCCAACCTTCTACTAGATTTAGAAACCCAGGAAACTCCCAGTATCATTCCTCGAGCGAGAAGCGTTTTCTCGGATGTGCCGTACGATAGATATAATAGTTTTAGAAGGTATAGCTAG